AGAGAGATCTATTCTCATAAGAAATAATCTTAAGTGGTGACATTACCTTCTCGAGTGGCTTCTTCACATCTTTTATGGTAATGCAAGGACAATTGGGAATCCAAAGTCTTTAATAATAAGTTGTACTTTTTTTCAGCTTCGGCTATGTATTTTGCCTAGAGAAGAAAATGCAAAACCAGTACGTGTCtagattaaaataataattaattgtcTAAATTACTTGGAATATTTCAAAATCAGCAGCATACCAAAGTTCACAAAGCACCATGCATGTGTTCAAATTCAGGCAATGCAGTTCAAAATCTCTCTTAACCCACCAAAAAAAAATCAGAGAGATATAATATTACCAACATAGCAGGGGCAGAAGTTCCATAAATTCTGACAAACATGCGCAGAATATTGAAATTATTCTCTAAAACATCATCCTGCACGTTGAAACGAATCATTGGTTCAAAATAGGAAAGCAAAAATCTGAAATGGAATAGATAGTGTTGTCAAGTAGTCGAACCACCTCATAGTCAAACCTGCAATACAATTGCATCAAAGTTAGCAGTAAATATATCTGAATCCAGACATTCTAATGATTTTGCATAAATACCCCTGAGTTTTACCCTATTTGACAATTCAGTCATTAAAAAAATTAGCAATCAAGTCCTTACGCTCTATAAATAGTAGCCATTAAAACCTTAATTGTTatacaaaattattaatttttgaatgATTTTTTCTATACAACATGATATGAAGTGTAAAATATTGGGAGGTGCATAATATTTAGAAAAATGTAAAAACTATCCATAAAACcttaaattttgttaaaaataTTAACTAAAACAACATCATTGCTACTGTTTTTAAAACTCAATCGCTTGATTACCAAAAAAAATTCTCAGGGACATAATTGCCAAACAGCGAAACACTCAGGGTCATTTATGCTGAAAACCCTAAATAAAAACAGTAAAAAAGTAGCAGAGGATTTATGCTCCTTAAGAGGTGGGACATCATATTCAGGCCAATGGCCAAGCATAAACAATAAAAGATACAAAAAAATGTACTCACAGATCATCAGCTACTTCCACTAGGAACTCCGAGATTGAAAGGAAATCCATATGCACCTCATTAACCTTCACAATAGCTTCAAAGAAGATACAATTAAATGGAATTTGTGGGAACAAACTTGAAaactatgaaatcaagctcaaaATTGTTAAAAGAAAGACAAATCACGTGAGTTGACATTTTGGAAAAGTACGGCATAAACTGCTTTACATACACAAATTAAACACAAGCAAGCTACCTGCATTCCTCTCAACTGGTACAGAAGAAGGTTCAGCACTCTATAATCGAAAGATTTGAGATGAATTGCCTTTATCACATCTTCAACAGATATCTGACAAACAGCAGATATTTATTAGAAACTAGATGGTGAGAGGATGCTATGAATACAATAgcaaattatataaaattaaagGATGAACTGATTGCAGTATCAATAAAAACCCTTGAATAAAGCGCATACCTCCTTATGGTCAACCAGAGAACAACAAAGCCTTCTTTCAAGAGTCCAATACTCTTCTCCGTGCTTGAATTCTTCTCTTATTCTAAACAAATGGAACAGAAAAATACAACATAATACATCAAACTGATACTTTTCCCCCTTCCCCACTTCTTAACATAAAATattgtgaaactaaaagaaaaactATAATACCTCTCTGTAAAAAGTCCATGACAGCCAAGTAGAGCAGCTAGTGGTCTAAATGGATCGTTTTTAAAAACTTTTATAAATTTAACAATCAACCCCAGGTCTGTTTCCTACAAAAATGCAGAAATAACATCATACGAAAGCAATTTTATAAACATATTTACAAATTTCAAGTTTCTATGGTAAGTGCTCCAAAAGTTGTTAGAGTAATCACCTCGTATCCtttttctaaaatcttctctccATTGTGTGGTGCATGCAGTATTTTCTCATTCAAACTATCCAGCTGCGAAAACAAATCCAAAGTTAAAAAATTATCAAGCTCAATCATGCTTTTCAAGATCAATATGCCCCAACCTCAGAGAAAAAAACAGAAATAGCTTTTCAAGATCTTACAAATTTGAGAAAATCTGTTTAAAAAACCAATTTGCATGAAAACCAAGgcaattaaaatttattttttccacTCAGTGATACAAGAACTGAATGTACTATATGCTGCTTGGATTACCTgatatatataactttctgtgaatGAAAGCGCAGGTAAGTATTTGAATAGTTCCTGTGGTTTGTTTACATCCATCCCATGAAACATAAAATAAGATCTGCACTGCAAAATCCATAAAGTTCAATCATTATCGGAATTACAGTATCCATTCTTGAATATCATTCGGCACAGAAGTTAGAACATTTGTTTTCTTTGCCCAAAAATAAAACTAGACAAGAGTAACAGCACATTGATGATGAGATTGCAAGATCATTATTCGTATTTCCAACTAAATTAaattttgagaaaaatgaaaacaAAGTCATGATTAAGGACAAAGACTAATAAAATTTTATCTGGTATATTTTACACAAACTTTTAAAGCGTGCGTAAAACAGCAGAAGGTCAACAATCTTGTTCAATTCtaataatcaaatcaaaaacgAGAAAATTgccttttaaaaattaaatttgaacTTCTGAATTATTTTCTCAATCTTATTCAAATACACAGGTCCCTTCTTCATCAAAAAAGAGAACTGCTTACAAAATCTTCAAGGGTAGAATTTGCCCGCTGCATTGCGTCAAGCCCAATCACAGCCATCTCTCCATAATCAGTCTGGTCCACACAGTTTTGCTCTAAATCCTCTCCAAAGACATGTTGAAAGCCTTTAGAAATAGAAGAGTGAAAGATCATAATGTGTCCAACAAAGAAATATGTGAATGCAGATTACAGCATATATTGATGCCTGACCTTTTGGGGAAAATACTTATTTCTCATTCCAATGGAAAAATTAAACcttcaaaataaaacataatgaAGTAGAAATGCACAAATCTCCAGATTTCAGAGAAGCATATGATTTTCATCTTcgggaaaataaaagaaaacatttTTGGCACAAAGAAAAATATAGCATACACCAGGTGCTACTCTGTTTTGTACTTTTTCTAAGACCAGAAATAACTGCTCTAATAATACTCCGCCATCCACTTTTTTTGATCGTCTTAGTCCTTTGTCTCATAGTTTTGTTTCATATTTTATCTCAGCTTTGTTTATGCTGCTAACTCTCAGTTTGGTCCTACTTCTGGTTCATTTTGTTACTAAAAACGGAGGAGGAACCTTAGTACCAAATGCTTGGCAATCCAATAAAGATACTCAGCCAAGTTACATATCTGCTCAACAATTGAGAATACTGTTCAAGATTCATGAATTCTAGATAACTATGCCTACAAATGTTAAAGGTGCAGACTTCGAATAGAGCAGGACAAATGTGGAAATGGAATATAAAGCAACTAAGCATAaacacacaaataaataaatgtttaCATGCAAACAATCACAAGCACCAAATTGCAATTACCTATACATTTATAAGGTTCTAACTAGTTAACATAGCACTGATCAAAAAAAGAATTCCAACGACCAATGTGCTCGATTTATATAcataaatgtgtatatatatatatatatatatatatttatattataaataaacaaataatcaacACCTTTTTCAGTGAGGCAGGTTGCGGCTTTCTCAAGAAACCCGGAAGAAATCTACGAAAAGAAGTCAAATCCAGTTCACTTAATAAAGGCTGAGTAATAGAAAAAGTAAATCCGAGAAACAAGCAAAGAACAATGCTCTACCTTTGGAATGAATTCAGAAACCAAAGCACACTTCTTTCCCAAGTCAAGTTCTCCACAAGGTTGAATCTTTGGACCGTTTCGCGTTCCCAAAAGAGACAAATGACCATAGGCAAATTAAAACTCGTGGGAGGAAAAAGAAATGGTAACAATGAGATCAAAATCATATAAATTAGTAGGGTGTGCAGTGATTGGGGATATTTTTATGAAGGTTTTACCATGAAACGGATGAGGTTGGAGACGAAGCGATTAGAGTCGTGGTCGGATGAATCGGATACGATACCGTGTGATTGCATTAACATCATCGTTGTCTGCAACTCTTCTAGCTTCCTTAAGTTTTCCATTTCTCTGTTCTCTGAAGCTAGCTCAGAACTGGCGACTTGCAAGTCAGGTGAAAGAATAGCATGATTGGGCTGGGCCCCGTAACATCGTCGTTGCTACAACTGGCTTGGGCTGGGCCCCGTAATTTTATGGGCCGGACCCATATATAAGGTAGAGAGAGAGAATACGAGGGAATTACATCTTTCAGGGAAAAGTTAAGAAGTACCCATTTTTAGgggtagttaactaaaattagacactaaatatatttagttgaattttacccattattatcatgagatttctcaaattacccttatttgagcacatgattttaagtgttgttgtaatgtatattatatgtgtcatattatagttaaattggaaatacattctaattgtagtgtgtttaagaagaaaaaaaaaatgtaattgaAGGGTTATAATGGGTACATCAATTGAAAATTTGGGTactaaaataaaagttaaaaatagtgggtaaaaattaaagtGTATCATTTAAAATGGGTACAAGATCTAATTTCCACCAtcttttattagttttatttaacaaatttacaaaaatttggcttttttttaaaacaatttattttaaggttttttttttaaatttcaattttaTGGATTCAGTttccatatttttatataaaaattggtTTATACCATAGTTTTAATCCTaattaagtttatttaaattatgaGATTATTTTACTCATTTAAGTATTTttcatttgattatttttatattagtttcATTATACAATATTGACTTAGTATTTTAAAAATGAAACTTaatctattttattatttttatattatttaatgttacaatttaaaatcacaaatacatttttaatttaatatgctTAGTTTTTATCTCTTCAACTTCTCATCTCATTGACGTCTTATTTCTCCTCCTTATTTGTCAAACTTTTTTTTAGAGAAATCTTCTTATTAAGTCGTCTCTTCTTcaactcaaaatattttattatttattatcattttttattattatacttattttattttactatacataaaaaaaatcaaatcaaattttttgttctaatttttttaaaagatcatGATTATTTTTTTCCTTGTTTGGGTTAAGTAACTAATAACAATCAAGTTTTCATatatgatattttttcaaatttagaTGTTCTCATCAGGGTAACCAggtacccattcacgttttcatatcagatttttttcttttcaaatttgaatgtttACATCAGGGTAACTGGTAACTCATTCATgttttttatatctatttttttatttccaaatttggATATTCCTATCAGGGTTACTAATTacttgttgactgcgtttttagccaacgacgtgagaacgtcaattacgaaaagccttcaagagaaataaaaaaaacgacacagacggtttaatgaacaaaaagtaaataacacaagagattttatagtggttcagccccgattgtcggtaatagcctaatccacttagagttgtgatttataaacctgtactcaagatcagatggactgagccaactgagtttcttcagtacagattgtgaaaatacaagaattctctctaatttcagcactttctctctctagaatagacagacccaattttctctctctagaaagaagaagcagaagaagacccctctctcatcccataagctctctatttataggcctgggatcctcaactgatatccccttatgatagggatattttattatatttattacatttaaacattcaaaattcgaaatgtaacaaaccccccatttgtgggaacaatgagagattcccgtgtatgttgttgaagctgtctctgggaatcttgacttagtctcctctagctagttgatccacctcctactgaccacccatgcaagtgttggtcggacgtgcatggtggtaggacatgttttcgtgggttgaacgtgcatggtggtaggacatgcacttctctcctctaacatggcactctcctctagcatgccatgttcctccttgaaccaatctccttggcttctcctcggaccaaggtggtccgaggcaacctccttggcacctcaccttggacaacattgaggcaacctcctccatgacatctcaccttggacaagatcaaggcattctcctttagcatctcccaaacatgtccgatcgaacattgtataggctctccttatcaaaatctaagtctccttcctcttgcatgagactcctccttagctacttaccttggacacgttcgagccaacacttaggaaaccttgggaggcttgcctcctacacacccttggggtctcctaagaccactttctcattggggtctcctaagaccactttctcattggggtctcctaagaccactcccttggggtctcctaggaccacatcctccttggggtctcctaagaccactccccttagctctcctagaatgcattctccttagcctcctaggatgcattctccaatttttgggtataacattactcattcaagttttcatatctaattatttttccaaatttggatgttcctagTTACAATAGTGGACAAAATTTGTCTACAATTAAAACCCAACTAGTCAGCCAGACTGGCTTGCCATGCCCAATAAGCAAGTAAGGCCTCAAACTAATGTAAATGGGCTCAGCCATCCAAATGAGCTAGCTGGTACCCAGGCCCGAGTCCGGGTGCATTCAGTCAGTCAAGGACattgaaacagtcaaaatacacACCCCTATTCCCATGAAAATCGGAGGGAACCACTAAGAACGGGTCAGACAGGCGAGATAGACGAGGGGAGAACGGAAATAAAATAATGACTATAAAGAAGACCCTCAGGGGTTGAGAAGGGACATCGGATAACCATTTTTTCACTCTACTTTATTCTCTTACTGAAACGAAGTACTACTCTTTCTAGGCGATCCAGTCAAGCAAGTTGAATCAGTCAACCTGGTCTAACCCAACCAGACTTGACCCGATCGTTGAATTCTGGCATCGTCTCTGCCGTCACTCTGACTATCCTACTACTCATCCATCCATCATTATATCATTATATCATTATTTTCGTTATAGTGTTGTTACTTTCAATTAACTTTCGTTACAATCCGACtaacttgagcgtcggagtctctttggctgacaccccactggtgctcccaattgaactctcgtctctctctttgttcttgacaggttgttggtgcccatctaatcaattgtaggaaatcacatctACAATTTTGCGCCCATCATGGGGCCCTAGCAATCAGACGATCGACAAAGAAATCAAGGAGTCCACTTGAGAGTCATGTCAAATGTGACTGAGACACCTGATCTGTCTGCCCAACTCGCTGCTCTTACTGCCCCGATGAATGAAGAACGCGCGAAAATGAGGAGGCTTGAAGCTGagaatgctgacctgctcgtGTGAATGGAGGCCATGTCCTCTTAAGCCACCGAGGTTCAGCCATCTAACTTCTAAGGCCCAATTAGCCCTATGCAACCTTTGGGTGACCTCACCCCTATCTCTAACAATGATGGACTGAGTCAGACAGTTCCATCACCCTTAGTAAGGAATTATCAAACTCCACCTACCATGTCTAACATGCAGAATTCTATTGTCAATACAGGTGAACAGGTAACCATGACTGAACATGGACatttgtagagtcccaaaatgtttacctagttagctagttagtagtagttgtagtattctAGATttcttggattttggttcaaaccgtgACTTtattggaaactcctagcaatagttatggattttataagtttaacctatagtttaagaatattaattataacataaggtttgattaatattgttggtcataaatatgatatttattataacctaaggtt
The genomic region above belongs to Humulus lupulus chromosome 1, drHumLupu1.1, whole genome shotgun sequence and contains:
- the LOC133805662 gene encoding uncharacterized protein LOC133805662 isoform X2, whose amino-acid sequence is MENLRKLEELQTTMMLMQSHGIVSDSSDHDSNRFVSNLIRFMIQPCGELDLGKKCALVSEFIPKISSGFLEKAATCLTEKGFQHVFGEDLEQNCVDQTDYGEMAVIGLDAMQRANSTLEDFCRSYFMFHGMDVNKPQELFKYLPALSFTESYIYQLDSLNEKILHAPHNGEKILEKGYEETDLGLIVKFIKVFKNDPFRPLAALLGCHGLFTERIREEFKHGEEYWTLERRLCCSLVDHKEISVEDVIKAIHLKSFDYRVLNLLLYQLRGMQVNEVHMDFLSISEFLVEVADDLFDYEDDVLENNFNILRMFVRIYGTSAPAMLAKYIAEAEKKYNLLLKTLDSQLSLHYHKRCEEATREGGSMSKHPLGTWSIPKLIVDEELYRSNVIKCVRY
- the LOC133805662 gene encoding uncharacterized protein LOC133805662 isoform X1, producing the protein MENLRKLEELQTTMMLMQSHGIVSDSSDHDSNRFVSNLIRFMIQPCGELDLGKKCALVSEFIPKISSGFLEKAATCLTEKGFQHVFGEDLEQNCVDQTDYGEMAVIGLDAMQRANSTLEDFCRSYFMFHGMDVNKPQELFKYLPALSFTESYIYQLDSLNEKILHAPHNGEKILEKGYEETDLGLIVKFIKVFKNDPFRPLAALLGCHGLFTERIREEFKHGEEYWTLERRLCCSLVDHKEISVEDVIKAIHLKSFDYRVLNLLLYQLRGMQVNEVHMDFLSISEFLVEVADDLFDYEVDDVLENNFNILRMFVRIYGTSAPAMLAKYIAEAEKKYNLLLKTLDSQLSLHYHKRCEEATREGGSMSKHPLGTWSIPKLIVDEELYRSNVIKCVRY